A genomic region of Ferviditalea candida contains the following coding sequences:
- a CDS encoding SPOR domain-containing protein translates to MSKAKITYRFDPENRGGDSYSHKETGKNQGIVIPLYQNEAPLQNEGKEPPAKPGEVFSDPQMLNQFATDYGAWSSPFDMETQRLEKLIRESDALREENARRLKADRTNSSFSRNPAWDIPGPMNSETGYVQDWGRDRFGPEIVEDKVRTRYVKRSSVPWMKIITSVSGAVVTGLLFGLFVLSMFHPAGDRAADITSKDALNSAASGQTGETPAEKELSSASSPTAGQKEAAGSAAVGMLQADIPAQTYYMLQNGVFSGLEGAQNAQEELRKKGLAAVSESSGPFVVYAGMTRDRNDALALSRMLQDNNLEVYIKAYEIPGTHQLRWAGTDAQTVESYFSQAQKLIGMIGDLSLLHLEESNPTAIDTVNLDNLKSAHQSWTDTVKSLSSSVSESVRADFDQLSNAMNTAVISMEEYNKNPSKAHLWQAQTSIMEFAVTEKRMLKELSGQQ, encoded by the coding sequence ATGAGCAAAGCCAAGATAACTTACCGTTTCGATCCTGAAAATCGAGGCGGAGACTCGTATTCACATAAGGAAACGGGGAAAAATCAGGGGATCGTCATTCCGCTGTATCAGAACGAGGCGCCATTACAAAACGAAGGGAAGGAACCGCCGGCCAAACCGGGCGAAGTGTTCAGCGATCCGCAGATGCTGAACCAGTTTGCAACGGATTACGGAGCATGGTCGAGTCCGTTTGACATGGAAACGCAAAGGCTGGAAAAGTTGATCCGTGAATCGGATGCGCTCCGGGAGGAGAACGCGAGGAGGCTGAAGGCGGATCGAACAAATTCCAGTTTCTCTCGCAATCCTGCTTGGGATATACCGGGGCCAATGAATTCGGAGACAGGATATGTTCAAGATTGGGGCAGGGATCGCTTCGGTCCGGAAATCGTTGAGGATAAAGTCCGAACACGATACGTCAAACGGTCGTCCGTACCCTGGATGAAAATCATCACATCCGTTTCCGGTGCCGTGGTGACCGGTCTGTTGTTTGGATTGTTCGTGCTGTCGATGTTCCATCCGGCAGGCGACCGTGCCGCAGACATCACCTCTAAGGATGCTCTGAATTCAGCAGCCTCGGGGCAGACGGGAGAAACACCCGCTGAAAAAGAACTAAGCTCCGCGTCCTCCCCGACTGCAGGGCAAAAGGAAGCGGCCGGATCGGCGGCTGTGGGAATGCTGCAGGCGGATATTCCGGCGCAAACCTATTATATGCTGCAAAACGGTGTGTTCAGCGGCCTTGAGGGAGCTCAAAATGCGCAGGAAGAGCTTCGGAAGAAAGGACTTGCAGCCGTATCGGAGTCTTCCGGACCGTTTGTCGTTTATGCGGGCATGACCAGAGATCGCAACGATGCCCTGGCGCTCAGCCGCATGCTGCAGGATAATAATTTGGAGGTTTATATCAAGGCGTACGAGATCCCGGGAACGCATCAGCTTCGTTGGGCAGGCACCGATGCGCAAACGGTAGAGTCCTATTTCAGCCAGGCACAAAAATTGATCGGGATGATAGGAGACCTGTCGCTTCTTCACTTGGAGGAAAGCAATCCGACGGCCATCGATACCGTCAATCTGGATAATCTGAAAAGTGCACATCAATCCTGGACGGATACGGTCAAATCCTTAAGCTCAAGCGTATCCGAATCCGTCAGGGCGGATTTTGATCAGCTGAGCAATGCGATGAATACAGCGGTAATTTCCATGGAGGAGTATAATAAGAATCCCTCCAAAGCCCATCTTTGGCAGGCTCAAACCTCGATTATGGAATTTGCGGTCACCGAGAAACGGATGTTGAAGGAATTATCCGGTCAACAATAA
- the radC gene encoding RadC family protein: MESHNVTLRDVPKEERPRERMLQHGAQALSNAELLAILLRTGTFSESAVGLAHRVLMESGGLRNLTDLSTDQLMAIKGIGTAKALQIKAGIELGRRLARTAMEQTVKIRSPKDAADYMMESMRYLQKEHFVCLFLNTKNQVLAEETLSMGSLNASIVHPREVFRAAIKKSSASIICLHNHPSGDPSPSPEDIHLTRRLVQAGELIGIEVLDHVIIGDRRYVSLKEQGLM, translated from the coding sequence ATGGAATCGCACAATGTTACATTGCGCGATGTCCCGAAAGAGGAAAGACCCAGAGAACGAATGCTTCAGCATGGGGCACAAGCGTTGAGCAATGCCGAACTGCTTGCTATATTGCTGCGGACCGGCACGTTTTCGGAATCTGCGGTGGGGTTGGCCCATCGGGTTTTGATGGAATCCGGAGGCCTTAGAAATTTGACCGATTTGAGCACGGATCAACTGATGGCCATCAAGGGCATCGGAACGGCGAAAGCTCTGCAGATCAAAGCAGGGATTGAACTGGGTCGGCGTTTGGCGCGAACTGCGATGGAACAGACGGTCAAGATCCGTTCGCCGAAGGATGCCGCCGATTACATGATGGAAAGCATGAGGTATTTGCAGAAGGAACATTTCGTCTGTTTGTTTTTGAACACCAAAAATCAGGTGCTGGCGGAAGAAACGCTGTCAATGGGCAGCTTGAACGCATCCATCGTTCATCCCAGGGAAGTGTTTCGCGCCGCGATCAAGAAAAGCAGCGCTTCCATTATTTGCCTGCATAATCATCCGAGCGGTGATCCTTCCCCAAGCCCCGAAGACATCCATTTGACGCGGAGACTTGTACAGGCCGGCGAGCTGATCGGCATCGAGGTGCTGGATCATGTGATTATCGGAGACAGACGATATGTCAGTTTGAAGGAGCAAGGATTGATGTAA
- a CDS encoding Maf family protein — MVNVQQQTLILASSSPRRRDLIRMLPFPVEVLAADVDETIAEPLAPDQVVETLALRKAHAVFLLKEEKGLNGVIIGSDTIVVFEGRVLGKPKDDAEARDMLQALQGRTHQVFSGVSCIDTASGMQRTSHRMTKVHMKALSAGQIDRYIATGEPADKAGAYAIQGIGATIVEGIEGDYFNVVGLPLSLLSDMLADFGFQTL; from the coding sequence GTGGTGAACGTCCAACAGCAAACCTTGATTCTGGCGTCCTCTTCACCCCGCCGTCGCGATTTGATCAGGATGCTCCCATTTCCGGTGGAGGTTCTGGCGGCCGATGTGGATGAGACGATTGCAGAGCCGCTGGCTCCGGATCAGGTTGTCGAAACGCTTGCCCTGCGGAAAGCCCATGCAGTTTTTCTCTTGAAGGAAGAGAAGGGGCTGAACGGGGTAATCATCGGCTCCGATACGATCGTGGTTTTCGAAGGGCGCGTCCTCGGCAAGCCGAAGGATGATGCGGAGGCGCGGGACATGCTGCAGGCTTTGCAAGGGAGAACGCACCAGGTATTCAGCGGAGTCTCCTGCATTGACACCGCTTCGGGAATGCAGCGAACTTCGCATCGCATGACCAAGGTGCATATGAAAGCCTTGAGCGCCGGACAAATCGATCGTTACATTGCGACCGGAGAACCGGCCGACAAAGCCGGTGCGTATGCGATTCAGGGAATCGGTGCGACGATTGTGGAAGGGATCGAAGGGGATTATTTTAATGTCGTTGGTCTTCCTTTATCTTTACTGAGCGATATGCTCGCCGACTTTGGTTTTCAAACGCTTTAA
- the minD gene encoding septum site-determining protein MinD: protein MGEAIVVTSGKGGVGKTTTTANIGTALALLGKKVCMIDTDLGLRNLDVVMGLENRIIYDLVDVVEGRCRLQQALIKDKRFDELYLLPAAQTKDKHAVSPDDMKTIVQQLKQDYDYILIDCPAGIEQGFRNAVAGADRAIVVTTPENAAVRDADRIIGLLESEKINGPKLIINRIRVNMMKKGDMLDIDEVCSILAIDLLGIVPDDEYVIKAANSGEPTVMNPSSKAAIAYRNMARRILGDTVPLIQLESKTGMFTRMKKFFGMG, encoded by the coding sequence ATGGGCGAGGCAATCGTGGTGACCTCCGGCAAAGGAGGAGTGGGCAAGACGACGACCACCGCTAATATCGGAACCGCTTTGGCATTGTTGGGAAAAAAGGTATGCATGATTGATACCGATCTGGGTCTTCGCAACCTGGATGTGGTCATGGGACTGGAAAACAGAATCATTTACGATCTTGTCGATGTGGTGGAGGGCAGATGCCGCTTGCAGCAAGCGTTGATCAAAGATAAAAGATTCGATGAGCTTTATTTGCTGCCGGCTGCCCAAACCAAGGACAAGCATGCGGTTTCTCCGGACGACATGAAAACCATTGTCCAACAGCTGAAGCAGGATTATGATTATATTCTGATCGACTGCCCCGCAGGTATTGAACAGGGCTTCAGGAATGCGGTTGCCGGAGCGGACCGGGCGATTGTCGTCACTACCCCGGAAAATGCGGCGGTGCGCGATGCGGACCGCATTATCGGGCTGTTGGAATCGGAAAAAATAAATGGGCCGAAACTGATTATTAACCGGATTCGCGTGAACATGATGAAAAAGGGAGATATGCTGGACATCGATGAAGTCTGTTCCATTCTGGCTATCGATCTGCTGGGCATCGTGCCTGATGACGAATACGTAATCAAGGCGGCCAACTCGGGAGAGCCGACGGTGATGAATCCATCCTCCAAGGCGGCCATCGCCTACCGAAACATGGCCAGAAGAATTCTGGGGGACACCGTGCCGCTTATTCAACTCGAATCCAAAACCGGAATGTTCACTAGGATGAAGAAGTTTTTCGGAATGGGATGA
- the mreC gene encoding rod shape-determining protein MreC, with product MYALFKFMGSKRLFVLLIGVILAVALMGLTLGKREKMTWLEMFASDTVSFAQSLFYKPAGYIAGFFGDIGNLRDIYEENKVLKKRLMDYAKDTARLNALEKQNRELLDALSFTEKQKQENHYVWHVAEAVAVSPDPVYNTTIRINLGSKDGIRENMAVATVDGLIGRIDRVAPFYSTVQLISDILYKDVDFKIDTSKAIAATVKGKDSFGMIESYDNESGYLIMDKIPESDQIAAGDTIITSGLGGVFPAGVVIGTVVSKREGDFGIAYKAYIKPAARFKPGQAIFVIEKPQP from the coding sequence GTGTATGCTTTGTTTAAATTCATGGGGAGCAAAAGGCTGTTTGTCCTCCTGATCGGTGTAATACTTGCTGTTGCGCTGATGGGACTGACGTTGGGGAAAAGAGAAAAGATGACGTGGCTGGAAATGTTCGCAAGCGACACCGTTTCATTCGCTCAAAGCCTGTTTTACAAGCCCGCTGGCTATATAGCGGGCTTCTTTGGGGACATCGGAAATTTGCGCGACATCTATGAAGAAAATAAAGTGCTGAAGAAAAGGTTGATGGATTACGCCAAGGACACCGCCAGGCTGAATGCTCTTGAAAAGCAGAACCGGGAGCTGCTCGATGCGCTCAGCTTTACGGAGAAGCAAAAGCAGGAGAATCACTATGTTTGGCATGTGGCCGAAGCGGTTGCGGTGAGCCCCGATCCCGTTTACAACACGACCATCCGGATTAATTTGGGGTCCAAGGACGGCATCAGGGAAAACATGGCGGTGGCGACTGTGGACGGCTTGATCGGCCGGATTGACAGGGTGGCGCCCTTCTATTCAACCGTACAGCTGATTTCCGACATTCTATACAAGGACGTCGATTTCAAAATCGACACGAGCAAAGCGATCGCCGCAACGGTCAAAGGGAAGGATTCCTTCGGGATGATTGAAAGCTATGATAACGAGTCGGGATATTTGATCATGGATAAAATTCCCGAGTCCGACCAGATTGCCGCGGGCGATACGATCATAACTTCCGGTTTGGGCGGAGTGTTTCCGGCCGGAGTCGTGATCGGAACGGTCGTTTCCAAGCGTGAAGGGGATTTTGGAATCGCTTATAAAGCCTATATCAAACCGGCGGCCCGGTTTAAACCGGGGCAGGCGATTTTTGTAATAGAAAAGCCGCAACCATGA
- the mreD gene encoding rod shape-determining protein MreD, giving the protein MRYPQTLLILLLFFLVEGSLFPWLLPSGWSGKAEISPHFVLIGIIYIAIYRNRHAALVYGLLFGFLQDLIYYGHMLGVHSFSMGLLGYLVGLSFARKRSSLLLTLSFTALAELAYGIMLYGIYRFFNVTDLPLTWILLKNIFPSLLLNLLFGLIIYVPARQFLEGSLRMKQDEEMSVG; this is encoded by the coding sequence ATGCGTTATCCACAAACCCTATTGATTTTACTGTTATTCTTTTTGGTTGAAGGTTCGTTGTTCCCTTGGCTGCTTCCCTCCGGATGGTCGGGCAAAGCGGAGATTTCTCCGCATTTCGTGCTGATCGGCATCATTTATATCGCGATTTACAGGAATCGTCATGCGGCGCTTGTGTACGGTCTGTTGTTCGGATTTCTGCAGGATCTCATTTATTACGGGCATATGCTGGGTGTGCATTCCTTTAGTATGGGGTTGCTCGGCTATCTCGTCGGCTTAAGCTTTGCTAGAAAGCGCTCATCGCTGTTACTCACCTTGAGTTTTACGGCGTTGGCGGAATTGGCCTATGGCATCATGCTCTATGGAATCTACCGATTTTTCAATGTAACGGATTTGCCGTTAACCTGGATTTTGCTGAAGAACATTTTTCCCAGCCTGTTGTTGAATCTGCTTTTCGGCCTGATTATCTATGTGCCGGCCCGCCAATTTCTTGAAGGATCGCTTCGCATGAAGCAGGATGAGGAAATGAGTGTCGGATAA
- a CDS encoding peptidoglycan DD-metalloendopeptidase family protein — MKTKREIRQRRQERIKELTDKREKQYHRSEPPREAFERNQAEAYRPPYDKRLEDPEYVWKMKRSSFGWDNDPYDFEHQGGDDRWREWTTRPTKKQFKGKILFSILVFGLVWGMFQLHSPWALKGQEWVRKAMTEDYQFAKAAAWYRQVFGDTPVILPAFGKDKNKDKQAVSGQADEPWVRPAQGRVITSFAATGQGIFLHADPASPVKALLTGRVVQVTRTAENGILVVIQHAGGYESVYGLLGSSPLGKNDWVKGGSLIGNTGDQQDPGKANLYFAVRKNSQYLNPTDVMSFD, encoded by the coding sequence ATGAAAACGAAAAGGGAGATCCGTCAGAGAAGGCAGGAGCGCATTAAGGAACTTACAGACAAGCGGGAAAAGCAATACCATCGCTCCGAGCCGCCACGGGAAGCGTTTGAGCGCAACCAGGCAGAAGCGTATCGCCCTCCGTACGACAAGCGGCTGGAGGACCCGGAGTACGTATGGAAAATGAAACGCAGCAGCTTCGGATGGGATAATGATCCTTATGATTTCGAACATCAGGGCGGCGATGACAGATGGCGGGAATGGACAACCCGGCCGACGAAAAAACAATTCAAGGGAAAAATTCTGTTCAGCATCCTGGTCTTCGGTTTGGTCTGGGGGATGTTTCAGCTTCATTCGCCGTGGGCGCTGAAAGGGCAGGAATGGGTTCGGAAAGCGATGACCGAGGATTACCAGTTTGCGAAAGCGGCTGCATGGTACCGTCAAGTCTTCGGAGATACCCCCGTCATTCTTCCCGCGTTCGGCAAAGATAAAAATAAAGACAAGCAGGCAGTATCGGGGCAAGCGGATGAACCGTGGGTCCGGCCTGCTCAGGGACGCGTCATTACATCCTTTGCCGCAACGGGACAAGGCATTTTTCTCCATGCTGACCCTGCGTCTCCCGTAAAAGCCTTGTTGACGGGAAGAGTGGTTCAGGTCACGCGTACTGCCGAGAACGGCATTCTTGTCGTGATTCAACATGCAGGCGGTTACGAATCGGTATACGGATTGCTGGGATCCAGCCCGCTGGGCAAAAATGATTGGGTGAAAGGGGGCAGCCTGATCGGTAATACGGGAGACCAGCAGGATCCGGGGAAAGCCAATTTGTATTTTGCCGTAAGAAAAAACAGTCAATACCTCAATCCGACGGATGTGATGTCGTTTGATTAA
- a CDS encoding DUF4321 domain-containing protein: protein MKKSRLLLVILLLIGLLAGSLANHLLSPVKAVVFLTKTTTVAWHPKADLDFLQYDFYIQVKLSLLSLIGVLAAIWLYRRM from the coding sequence ATGAAAAAAAGCAGGCTGCTGCTTGTCATTTTATTGTTGATCGGATTGTTGGCGGGCTCCCTTGCCAATCATCTGCTGTCCCCGGTGAAAGCCGTTGTCTTCCTCACGAAAACCACCACCGTTGCCTGGCATCCCAAAGCCGATCTCGATTTTCTGCAGTATGATTTTTACATTCAGGTTAAACTAAGTTTATTGAGCCTGATCGGCGTTTTGGCCGCGATTTGGCTGTACCGCAGAATGTAA
- a CDS encoding S-layer homology domain-containing protein codes for MFFPNATLTRAEYLAMLDRIFQFKSANPGSAASVDAQSKSEPSPEKSFADLDSRHWAYAVLVEVVDRRFIQGFEDGTIRPDQAVTRAEIRRRNSNRQRKRLFLCLMTQHPRPFPMFPIIHGPLRLFSE; via the coding sequence TTGTTCTTCCCGAATGCCACTTTGACCCGTGCGGAATATCTGGCCATGCTGGACCGCATTTTCCAGTTTAAATCGGCCAATCCCGGTTCGGCAGCCTCCGTCGACGCACAGTCAAAGTCCGAACCATCGCCCGAAAAGAGTTTTGCCGATCTAGACTCCAGGCATTGGGCATATGCCGTCCTGGTTGAAGTTGTTGACCGCAGATTTATTCAGGGCTTTGAGGACGGCACGATTCGTCCCGACCAAGCGGTTACGCGGGCGGAAATACGCCGACGGAACAGCAACCGGCAGCGGAAGAGGCTGTTTCTGTGCTTGATGACGCAACATCCCCGGCCTTTTCCGATGTTTCCGATAATTCATGGGCCGCTCCGGCTATTTTCAGAATGA
- a CDS encoding M50 family metallopeptidase has product MIKLLGTTYRLHPLFLMVMAVSLLTGYFVELVTLFGIVVIHEWGHVAAARSFGWKVREIQLLPFGGVAVMDDQGQGSAWQEIVVYLAGPMQNALMIGLSLLLQQTAVWDQQWGNYFLESNLIIGLFNLSPILPLDGGKIMQSLMSLWLNYYSALMFSIWTSLISSAVVIAYALAGWHSAGIRLNLLVIGCFLLYSNWFDYRNLPYLFLRFLVKREFWLSRTIGKGAEARPIVVNGGNTVSHILRRFHRNKVHIIYVLNDKGAIQGILPEHRVISGFLSDHKPGSAVSELFM; this is encoded by the coding sequence TTGATTAAACTGCTGGGCACAACGTACCGCTTGCACCCTCTTTTTCTCATGGTGATGGCCGTCTCCCTGCTGACGGGCTATTTCGTGGAGCTGGTTACGCTGTTCGGCATCGTGGTGATTCACGAATGGGGCCACGTGGCGGCGGCCAGAAGCTTCGGATGGAAGGTGCGGGAGATTCAGCTCCTGCCGTTTGGCGGGGTTGCCGTCATGGATGATCAGGGACAGGGCTCGGCATGGCAGGAAATCGTCGTCTATCTGGCCGGTCCGATGCAGAATGCGCTGATGATCGGGCTGTCTTTGCTGCTGCAGCAAACGGCCGTTTGGGATCAGCAATGGGGGAATTATTTTCTCGAATCCAACCTGATCATCGGCTTGTTCAATCTGAGTCCGATCCTTCCCTTGGACGGCGGGAAAATCATGCAGTCTCTGATGAGTCTCTGGCTGAATTATTATTCGGCATTGATGTTCAGCATATGGACGAGTCTTATCTCAAGTGCGGTCGTGATTGCCTATGCTCTTGCCGGATGGCACTCGGCGGGAATCCGGTTGAACCTGCTGGTCATCGGCTGTTTTTTGCTGTATTCCAATTGGTTTGATTATCGGAATCTTCCGTACTTGTTCCTGCGTTTTCTGGTCAAGCGCGAATTTTGGCTGTCGAGAACGATCGGCAAGGGAGCGGAGGCGCGGCCGATTGTCGTGAACGGCGGCAACACGGTATCCCATATTTTGCGAAGATTTCACAGAAATAAAGTGCATATCATATATGTACTGAACGATAAAGGGGCGATCCAGGGAATTCTTCCGGAGCACCGGGTCATTTCCGGTTTTTTGTCGGATCACAAACCGGGAAGTGCAGTGTCCGAGCTTTTCATGTAA
- a CDS encoding septum site-determining protein MinC, translating to MSLAKHHVTIKGVKDGLIFLLNDACEFSDLLTELKHKLENTHQQILTGPTIPVHVKLGNRSVSEADKDCIRGIIARRGNLDIQSIESSYKPENSERPRYRIEQGIIRSGQTLHADGNILYLGDVNPGGTITSTGDIYVMGSLRGMAHAGIDGNEDAVIAASHLRPIQLRIAHVISRPPDEWGIGESFMEFAYLREHKMEIDKIIHLHRLRPAAWMEKGE from the coding sequence ATATCCTTGGCCAAACATCATGTGACGATCAAGGGCGTGAAGGACGGCTTGATCTTTCTGCTCAATGACGCTTGCGAATTTTCCGATCTGCTGACAGAACTGAAGCATAAGCTGGAAAATACACATCAGCAAATTTTGACCGGTCCGACGATCCCCGTCCATGTCAAGCTGGGAAACCGATCCGTATCGGAAGCCGACAAGGACTGCATTCGCGGGATCATCGCCCGCCGAGGCAATTTGGACATTCAATCCATTGAATCATCGTATAAGCCGGAAAATTCGGAAAGACCCCGATACCGAATTGAACAGGGGATCATCCGATCGGGGCAAACCCTTCATGCGGATGGAAATATTTTATACTTGGGCGATGTGAATCCCGGAGGTACGATTACAAGTACGGGAGACATCTATGTCATGGGCTCCCTTCGGGGGATGGCTCATGCCGGCATTGACGGAAATGAAGACGCCGTTATTGCGGCCTCGCATTTGCGGCCGATCCAGCTGCGAATCGCCCATGTGATCAGCAGGCCCCCTGACGAGTGGGGAATCGGTGAATCCTTCATGGAATTTGCTTATTTGCGGGAGCACAAAATGGAAATCGATAAAATCATCCATCTTCATCGGCTGCGTCCGGCAGCGTGGATGGAAAAGGGAGAGTGA
- a CDS encoding rod shape-determining protein yields the protein MFGSFTKDLGIDLGTANTLVYVKGKGIVVREPSVVALRTDTKTIEAVGDAAKKMIGRTPGNIVAIRPMKDGVIADFETTATMIKYFIREAQPKTFFPRHPNVMVCVPSGITAVEQRAVEDATRQAGAKEAYTIEEPFAAAIGADLPVWEPTGSMVVDIGGGTAEVAVISLGGIVTSRSVRIAGDEMDEAIIQYIKRSYNLMIGERTAEQLKIEIGSAIHSGAPESMEIRGRDLVSGLPKTLAITSEEITEALTDTIYSIVDAVKVTLERCPPELAADIMDRGIVLTGGGALLKNLDKLLSKETGMPVVVAENPLDCVAIGTGRALENIHLFKSKSGPSSRSKR from the coding sequence GTGTTTGGTAGTTTCACGAAAGATCTCGGCATAGATTTGGGTACAGCCAATACCCTTGTATATGTAAAAGGAAAAGGAATTGTCGTCAGGGAGCCTTCCGTCGTTGCTCTGCGCACGGATACAAAAACCATAGAGGCGGTCGGGGACGCGGCCAAAAAAATGATCGGAAGGACGCCCGGCAACATTGTAGCGATCCGTCCGATGAAGGACGGCGTGATTGCCGATTTTGAAACGACGGCGACGATGATCAAATATTTTATCAGGGAAGCGCAGCCGAAGACATTCTTTCCGCGGCACCCCAATGTGATGGTTTGTGTTCCGTCGGGAATTACTGCGGTTGAGCAGCGGGCGGTTGAGGATGCGACCCGCCAGGCGGGCGCCAAGGAGGCCTACACGATTGAAGAGCCCTTTGCCGCTGCCATCGGGGCGGATTTGCCGGTATGGGAGCCGACGGGAAGCATGGTGGTGGATATCGGCGGGGGAACTGCCGAAGTGGCGGTCATATCTTTGGGCGGCATTGTCACAAGCCGATCCGTGCGTATTGCCGGGGATGAAATGGATGAGGCGATCATCCAGTATATCAAGCGTTCTTATAATTTGATGATCGGCGAACGGACCGCCGAGCAGCTGAAAATCGAAATCGGCTCGGCGATTCATTCCGGCGCGCCGGAATCCATGGAAATCCGGGGCAGGGATCTCGTCAGCGGTCTGCCGAAAACCCTTGCGATTACATCCGAAGAAATAACCGAAGCGTTGACCGATACGATTTACAGCATTGTGGATGCGGTCAAGGTGACTTTGGAGAGATGTCCGCCGGAATTGGCCGCAGATATTATGGACAGGGGAATCGTGCTGACCGGAGGCGGAGCGCTGCTGAAAAACCTGGACAAACTGTTGTCGAAAGAAACCGGGATGCCTGTGGTTGTGGCTGAAAATCCGCTTGATTGCGTGGCGATCGGCACCGGACGAGCATTGGAAAACATTCATTTGTTCAAGTCGAAGTCCGGGCCTTCCTCCCGGTCCAAGCGGTGA
- a CDS encoding FtsW/RodA/SpoVE family cell cycle protein: MLDKIKRIDWTIFAILAVFMIFSSVLIYSATMDSIYYGSDLHIKALLNFALGFLVLIGASIMDYRLLLKFSGYLYVIGIVLLVAVYFFGEEVNGARSWFKLPLGFNFQPAELEKLILIVSIAGFIARRKGEPLEFFRDVVPIAGIVFLPFALVLIQPDLGNAIIYIVILLGMLWIGNIKYSYVLIGTALFAGFLALFLYSFVTYHDQIQHFLEKRGSGHWVERIDTFLYPDKASSDAIYQVKKAKIAIGSGELNGEGFLRGNSVHSGFIPLPFSDSIFVVIGEEFGFIGSSLLLILYFLLIYRMILISIQNGNLSGSIIILGAVSMFVFQIFENIGMLIGIMPLTGITLPFVSYGGTSVLINMLSLGIVMSIRVHQDELSLFE, from the coding sequence ATGCTGGACAAAATAAAAAGAATAGATTGGACGATATTTGCCATTTTGGCCGTGTTTATGATTTTCAGCTCGGTGCTCATATACAGTGCGACGATGGACTCCATTTACTATGGCTCCGATTTGCATATCAAAGCGCTGCTGAATTTTGCTCTCGGATTTCTCGTGCTGATCGGCGCCTCCATAATGGACTACAGACTGCTGCTTAAGTTTTCCGGTTATCTTTACGTCATCGGCATTGTGCTGTTGGTTGCCGTTTATTTTTTTGGCGAAGAAGTCAATGGAGCGCGCAGCTGGTTTAAGCTCCCGTTAGGTTTCAATTTTCAGCCGGCTGAACTGGAAAAGCTGATTCTGATTGTCAGCATTGCCGGATTCATTGCCAGAAGGAAAGGGGAACCGCTGGAATTTTTCAGGGATGTGGTGCCCATCGCGGGCATTGTTTTTCTTCCGTTTGCCCTTGTGCTGATTCAGCCCGATTTGGGAAACGCGATTATCTACATTGTGATTTTGCTGGGAATGCTTTGGATCGGCAATATCAAATATTCCTATGTGCTGATCGGAACCGCTTTGTTTGCTGGATTTTTGGCATTGTTCCTTTATTCGTTCGTCACGTATCACGATCAGATCCAACACTTTCTGGAAAAACGGGGAAGCGGCCACTGGGTGGAGCGCATCGATACGTTTCTCTATCCGGATAAGGCATCGAGCGATGCCATTTATCAGGTCAAAAAAGCCAAAATCGCCATTGGATCGGGGGAATTGAACGGAGAAGGGTTCTTGCGCGGGAATTCCGTTCACAGCGGCTTTATTCCGCTGCCTTTTTCGGATTCGATTTTTGTGGTGATCGGTGAAGAATTCGGATTCATCGGCTCGTCCCTTCTGCTGATCTTGTATTTCCTGTTGATTTATCGGATGATATTGATTTCTATTCAAAATGGCAATCTGAGCGGGTCGATCATTATACTCGGAGCCGTTTCGATGTTCGTCTTCCAGATTTTCGAGAATATCGGCATGCTGATCGGAATTATGCCGCTGACTGGCATTACGCTCCCGTTTGTCAGCTATGGAGGAACCTCCGTATTGATCAATATGCTGTCCTTGGGCATAGTGATGAGCATCAGGGTGCATCAGGATGAGCTGTCCTTATTCGAATAA